From a single Nocardioides panacis genomic region:
- a CDS encoding sensor histidine kinase has translation MFGKVRQPRSVLARAVRRFVWATLLAMVVLGLGTVMMSRQIAREEALRDAQVSASGIARGLVSPQLDAGFRSGRPEGREPLSTVLERRMRDGAIVHLKIWDATGRVLWSDDTDQVGRRFVLPAAVRELVGTGGSVAELDDSDRPESGGEEPFEGELLEVYVGAHGADGAPFVLETYTSQRRLAVNTQVIFGELVPIGLVALLLFSLVTLPLAVSLARHVDRGHRHRAELLRRSLAAWSHERRRIAGDLHDGVVQDLAAVGYALPSVLASLPPEARQARAIGEELSAVVVESITWLRALMGDLLPTDVDAGLVSSLDALASTTREQGVEVSLDVSASLRLDPETERLVHRVVREGLRNVVKHADARTVEVSVRPYGTKVEVRVADDGRGPDGPAGDADRHVGLELLGGTVREVGGDLTLGGREGGGALLRAVLPPRLSG, from the coding sequence TTGTTCGGCAAGGTCCGGCAGCCGCGCTCGGTCCTCGCGCGGGCGGTCCGCCGATTCGTCTGGGCGACCCTGCTGGCGATGGTCGTGCTCGGGCTGGGGACCGTGATGATGAGCCGCCAGATCGCCCGGGAGGAGGCGCTGCGCGACGCCCAGGTGTCGGCCTCGGGCATCGCGCGCGGCCTGGTGTCCCCGCAGCTCGACGCCGGCTTCCGGAGCGGTCGGCCCGAGGGCCGGGAGCCGCTCTCCACGGTGCTGGAGCGCCGGATGCGGGACGGGGCGATCGTGCACCTGAAGATCTGGGACGCCACCGGGCGCGTCCTGTGGTCCGACGACACGGACCAGGTCGGTCGGCGGTTCGTGCTCCCGGCGGCGGTGCGTGAGCTGGTCGGCACCGGCGGGTCCGTCGCCGAGCTGGACGACTCCGACCGTCCCGAGAGCGGTGGCGAGGAGCCGTTCGAGGGCGAGCTGCTGGAGGTGTACGTCGGTGCGCACGGCGCCGACGGCGCGCCGTTCGTCCTGGAGACGTACACCTCGCAGCGGCGGTTGGCCGTGAACACCCAGGTGATCTTCGGCGAGCTGGTCCCGATCGGGCTCGTCGCCCTGCTGCTGTTCTCGCTCGTCACGCTGCCGCTCGCGGTGTCCCTGGCACGGCACGTGGACCGCGGTCACCGGCACCGGGCCGAGCTCCTGCGCAGGTCGCTGGCCGCGTGGTCGCACGAGCGGCGCCGGATCGCCGGCGACCTGCACGACGGGGTGGTGCAGGACCTCGCGGCGGTCGGCTACGCCCTGCCGTCGGTGCTCGCGTCCCTGCCGCCGGAGGCACGGCAGGCCCGGGCGATCGGCGAGGAGCTGTCGGCGGTCGTCGTGGAGTCGATCACCTGGCTGCGGGCCCTGATGGGCGACCTGCTCCCCACCGACGTCGACGCCGGGCTGGTGTCGTCCCTCGACGCCCTGGCGTCCACGACCAGGGAGCAGGGCGTCGAGGTCAGCCTCGACGTCTCGGCCTCGCTCCGGCTGGACCCGGAGACCGAGCGCCTGGTGCACCGCGTCGTGCGCGAGGGCCTGCGCAACGTCGTCAAGCACGCCGACGCCCGCACCGTGGAGGTGTCGGTGCGGCCCTACGGGACCAAGGTGGAGGTCCGGGTGGCCGACGACGGGCGCGGCCCGGACGGACCGGCCGGCGACGCGGACCGGCACGTCGGCCTGGAGCTGCTGGGCGGGACGGTGCGCGAGGTCGGCGGCGACCTCACGCTGGGCGGGCGCGAGGGCGGGGGTGCGCTGCTCCGGGCCGTGCTGCCGCCGCGGCTGAGCGGCTGA
- a CDS encoding glutamate-cysteine ligase family protein, giving the protein MGEEVAQQEFTREDRTRYREKVRRCLDVFARMLRESRFDADSPMTGMEIELNLVDHLGDPALKNHEALEAIADPDFQTELGQFNLEINVPPKQLRDRGFTEFEDGVRASLNDAETKASEVGAHMVMIGILPTLSAGHMSPDSLTANPRYQLLSDQILAARGEDIVIDIAGPEHLRTTADSIVPEAACTSTQLHIQVSPEDFSAYWNASQAIAGVQLALGANSPFLLGRELWQETRVPLFEQATDTRSEELKAQGVRPRVWFGERWINSIFDLFEENVRYFPALLPVIEDEDPLDELESGRTPSLAELRLHNGTIYRWNRPVYDVVDGVPHLRVENRVLPAGPTVADTMANAAFYFGLVRALAEHERPLWSQMSFSAAEENFHVAARQGIEAKVYWPGLGQVPATELVVRRLLPLARAGLDSWGVMPEESERLLGIIEQRCIVGQNGASWFAARFATRVAEHDGDRLAALRGTLNEYREHMHTNDPVHTWE; this is encoded by the coding sequence ATGGGCGAAGAGGTGGCACAGCAGGAGTTCACCCGCGAGGACCGGACGCGATACCGCGAGAAGGTGCGCAGGTGCCTCGACGTGTTCGCGCGGATGCTGCGCGAGTCGCGCTTCGACGCGGACTCACCGATGACCGGGATGGAGATCGAGCTCAACCTCGTCGACCACCTCGGTGACCCGGCGCTCAAGAACCACGAGGCCCTCGAGGCGATCGCCGACCCGGACTTCCAGACCGAGCTCGGCCAGTTCAACCTCGAGATCAACGTGCCGCCCAAGCAGCTCCGGGACCGCGGCTTCACCGAGTTCGAGGACGGCGTGCGCGCCAGCCTCAACGACGCCGAGACCAAGGCCAGCGAGGTCGGCGCGCACATGGTGATGATCGGCATCCTCCCGACGCTGTCCGCCGGCCACATGAGCCCGGACTCGCTGACCGCGAACCCCCGCTACCAGCTGCTCAGCGACCAGATCCTCGCCGCCCGGGGCGAGGACATCGTGATCGACATCGCCGGTCCCGAGCACCTGCGCACGACCGCGGACTCGATCGTCCCCGAGGCCGCCTGCACCAGCACCCAGCTGCACATCCAGGTCAGCCCGGAGGACTTCTCGGCCTACTGGAACGCCTCCCAGGCGATCGCCGGCGTGCAGCTCGCGCTCGGCGCGAACTCGCCGTTCCTGCTCGGTCGCGAGCTGTGGCAGGAGACACGGGTGCCGCTGTTCGAGCAGGCCACCGACACCCGCAGCGAGGAGCTCAAGGCGCAGGGCGTCCGGCCGCGGGTCTGGTTCGGCGAGCGCTGGATCAACTCGATCTTCGACCTCTTCGAGGAGAACGTCCGCTACTTCCCGGCGCTGCTGCCGGTGATCGAGGACGAGGACCCGCTCGACGAGCTGGAGTCCGGCCGCACCCCGTCGCTGGCCGAGCTGCGGCTGCACAACGGCACGATCTACCGGTGGAACCGGCCGGTCTACGACGTCGTGGACGGCGTCCCCCACCTGCGCGTCGAGAACCGCGTGCTGCCCGCCGGCCCGACGGTGGCCGACACGATGGCGAACGCCGCCTTCTACTTCGGCCTGGTCCGCGCGCTCGCCGAGCACGAGCGGCCGCTGTGGTCGCAGATGTCGTTCAGCGCCGCCGAGGAGAACTTCCACGTCGCGGCCCGGCAGGGCATCGAGGCGAAGGTGTACTGGCCGGGCCTCGGCCAGGTGCCGGCCACCGAGCTCGTCGTACGACGGCTGCTGCCGCTGGCGAGGGCCGGGCTGGACTCGTGGGGAGTCATGCCCGAGGAGAGCGAGCGGCTGCTGGGGATCATCGAGCAGCGCTGCATCGTCGGCCAGAACGGCGCCTCCTGGTTCGCCGCCCGGTTCGCCACCCGGGTCGCCGAGCACGACGGTGACCGGCTCGCCGCGCTGCGCGGCACGCTCAACGAGTACCGCGAGCACATGCACACCAACGACCCGGTGCACACCTGGGAGTAG
- a CDS encoding universal stress protein has protein sequence MGTIVVGYVPKPEGRAALRRAAEEARLRDATLVVVNSHRGGREFDRDDAIDSEEQLEEVRKELRDAGVEHEVRQLVRGMDPADDLVNVATEVQAEFIVIGLRRRSPVGKLILGSNAQRVLLDAPCPVLAVKADED, from the coding sequence ATGGGGACCATCGTCGTCGGCTACGTGCCGAAGCCCGAGGGGCGTGCAGCCCTGCGTCGGGCGGCCGAGGAGGCCCGCCTGCGCGACGCGACGCTGGTCGTCGTGAACTCGCACCGCGGCGGTCGTGAGTTCGACCGCGACGACGCCATCGACTCCGAGGAGCAGCTCGAGGAGGTCCGCAAGGAGCTCCGCGACGCGGGCGTCGAGCACGAGGTCCGCCAGCTGGTCCGCGGCATGGACCCCGCCGACGACCTGGTCAACGTCGCCACCGAGGTGCAGGCCGAGTTCATCGTCATCGGGCTGCGCCGCCGCTCGCCGGTGGGCAAGCTGATCCTGGGCAGCAACGCCCAGCGGGTGCTGCTCGACGCGCCCTGCCCGGTGCTGGCCGTCAAGGCCGACGAGGACTGA
- a CDS encoding HhH-GPD-type base excision DNA repair protein — translation MLRIAQDQAADQVLTDSPFALLMGMMLDQQFPMERAFAGPAKVLERFGSLDPEAIVAADPEEFAALCAVPPAVHRFPGSMAARIQALAAVVAEEYDGHADRLWTEAGSGRELMRRLQALPGFGRQKAQIFTALLAKQLDVRPDGWEAAAGDYAEPGSHRSVADVVDQESLDRVRAFKKEKKAAARGAATS, via the coding sequence GTGCTCCGCATCGCGCAGGACCAGGCTGCCGACCAGGTGCTCACCGACAGCCCGTTCGCCCTGCTGATGGGGATGATGCTCGACCAGCAGTTCCCGATGGAGCGTGCGTTCGCGGGCCCCGCGAAGGTGCTCGAGCGCTTCGGCAGCCTGGACCCGGAGGCGATCGTGGCCGCGGACCCCGAGGAGTTCGCGGCCCTCTGCGCGGTGCCGCCCGCGGTGCACCGCTTCCCGGGCTCGATGGCGGCCCGCATCCAGGCGTTGGCCGCCGTCGTCGCCGAGGAGTACGACGGGCACGCGGACCGGCTCTGGACGGAGGCCGGCTCGGGCCGTGAGCTGATGCGCCGGCTGCAGGCGCTGCCCGGGTTCGGCAGGCAGAAGGCGCAGATCTTCACCGCGCTGCTGGCCAAGCAGCTCGACGTACGTCCCGACGGGTGGGAGGCCGCCGCCGGCGACTACGCCGAGCCGGGCTCCCACCGCTCGGTCGCGGACGTCGTCGACCAGGAGTCGCTGGACCGGGTGCGGGCCTTCAAGAAGGAGAAGAAGGCGGCGGCCCGCGGGGCCGCCACCTCCTGA
- a CDS encoding peroxidase family protein, translated as MTAPVQGAVAPVGQGFTVTAGDLSFILKQIKIAERHANTFTAADPCGTLVGPAKNQIPDRLTAYGLRTVDGSCNNLFPGRETFAAADRPFPRLTSPRFRAAEDSLPAFGPVHATSYAQKKGSVFDSEPRTVSNLIVDQTSNNPAAVAAAAFPVRTQNNPGLHPCTTDPLPDGTGGVPDGCVPTGQTLFIPNVTTDVGLSPPYNSMFTFFGQFFDHGVDQTVKGGGTVFVPLKADDPLIAGQDLVPGNADDPQPGDADFVPVDQRFMVLTRAQNQPGADGILGDLASTPGVDESADDVQNADNTDSPWVDQSQTYTSHASHQVFLREYALTAGRPLATGKLLGGLGAGLTYPGSPDGRDGMATWASVKKQAAEKLGLLLADRDVLDVPMLATDPYGEFLPGPNGLPQYVRTDGTLLEGDLANPVPVPANVRHFHTPFLTDIAHNAEPLPGLAKDANDSPSADFAAQPAGTYDDEMLDAHFCAGDGRVNENIALTTIHQVFHSEHDRLVDDIQGTLDANPDLLAAYRAVDPNAADPVDRTFGYGDRLFQAARFVTEMEYQHLVFEEFGRKVQPAIRPFHVYSPDMNPAIQAEFAHAVYRFGHSMLDDEVARTDPNGDDNSLPLLDAFLNPPMYFHAKNGGALTPAEAAGSVVMGSSDQTGNELDEFVTKTLRDNLLGLPLDLATLNMTRAREAGVPSLNGVRRQLFAETNDGQLTPYTSWSDFGQHLKHPESLVNFVAAYGTHPSIVGASTIKGKRAASRAIVDPQPTDTAPADAAEFMFGTDGWADNANGVTTTGLDQVDLWVGGLAEVTNLFGGLLGSTFNYVFQTQMESLQDGDRLYYLNRTPGMNLRTQLEGNSFSEMIQRNTDGTNTLKADVFATADCKFQLGRITFPYDGSTTSSMPGLNPIAGAGSVNDDLLTPDCDENQLLLRKPDGTIQYRAINKIDPSGINGQSVYNGTGGVDRIFGGNDNDTFWGGDGRDVIEGNGGDDVALGGNGDDVVTDLSGADVLKGGPGHDALDGGIGDDIFMGGDGQDFINGGANDNEAFAGPGDDFVIAGQGADAVFGDGGDDWIQGGSGQDLLIGDHSAPFFDDPAESQPGHDIFVGQVGENDYDAEGGDDIMSQNAAVDRNAGAGGFDWAIHQYDTVGADDDMAINNNLGPLPIQVVVNRDRWQETEADSGSPLDDVIRGTNDAPSALGGAGFTGCNVLDQAGVARIRGLAAILPPLTGALAPVVAASAAGSCPLSGPIWGDGNILLGGGGSDTLEGRGTDDIIDGDRALSVRISVRTNAADPATEIGSTDLMEHTYQAGNPKTLQQAVFDGTVSPGQLVAVREITTPPASDSGSVDTAVFSGPRAGYTVVANGGVLTVTQTGANVAGQKVSDGVDTVRNVEQLRFSDQTITVSVPKAPVIGTATASRLASTTGSATVTWTAPAGAATAGITSYEIVVSSGGSVVRTVTGIPRTATSRVVTALTNGRAYTFAVRAVNGFGNGPLSAESNAVVPVGLPGAMAAPVADRGDRSVLLDWTAPASDGGAPVTTYRITVRTGATVVRTIDVAAPSTSTLVTGLTNGTAYNFRVAAVNALGAGPLSAASNTVTPATVPGTPGILAPTQGAAGGALTASANWSAPASTGGSNITNYRVTAMRMAADGTTVVGTPVVNIVGAAARTRSFTLPAGQYRFQVVAINSVGDGSPSARSALVAPR; from the coding sequence ATGACGGCACCCGTGCAGGGTGCCGTCGCCCCGGTGGGACAGGGATTCACGGTCACCGCCGGCGACCTGTCCTTCATCCTCAAGCAGATCAAGATCGCCGAGCGGCACGCGAACACGTTCACCGCCGCCGATCCCTGCGGCACCCTCGTCGGGCCCGCGAAGAACCAGATCCCCGACCGGCTGACGGCCTACGGGCTGCGCACCGTCGACGGCTCCTGCAACAACCTGTTCCCGGGCCGGGAGACGTTCGCCGCGGCCGACCGGCCGTTCCCGCGGCTGACCAGCCCGCGGTTCCGCGCGGCCGAGGACAGCCTCCCTGCGTTCGGACCCGTGCACGCGACGTCGTACGCGCAGAAGAAGGGGTCGGTCTTCGACTCCGAGCCGCGCACCGTCAGCAACCTGATCGTCGACCAGACCTCCAACAACCCGGCGGCGGTCGCAGCGGCGGCGTTCCCGGTGCGCACCCAGAACAACCCGGGCCTGCACCCCTGCACCACCGACCCGCTGCCCGACGGCACCGGCGGCGTGCCCGACGGCTGCGTGCCGACCGGCCAGACCCTGTTCATCCCGAACGTCACGACGGACGTGGGGCTCTCCCCGCCGTACAACTCGATGTTCACCTTCTTCGGCCAGTTCTTCGACCACGGCGTCGACCAGACGGTCAAGGGCGGCGGCACCGTGTTCGTCCCGCTCAAGGCGGACGACCCGCTGATCGCCGGCCAGGACCTGGTCCCCGGAAACGCGGACGACCCGCAGCCCGGCGACGCGGACTTCGTCCCGGTCGACCAGCGCTTCATGGTGCTGACCCGGGCGCAGAACCAGCCCGGTGCCGACGGCATCCTCGGTGACCTGGCCTCCACGCCGGGCGTCGACGAGAGCGCCGACGACGTCCAGAACGCCGACAACACCGACAGCCCGTGGGTGGACCAGAGCCAGACCTACACCTCCCACGCCTCGCACCAGGTGTTCCTGCGGGAGTACGCCCTGACCGCCGGCAGGCCGCTGGCCACCGGCAAGCTCCTCGGCGGCCTCGGCGCCGGCCTCACCTACCCGGGCTCCCCGGACGGGCGCGACGGCATGGCCACCTGGGCCTCGGTCAAGAAGCAGGCCGCCGAGAAGCTGGGCCTGCTCCTCGCGGACCGGGACGTCCTCGACGTGCCCATGCTCGCCACCGACCCCTACGGCGAGTTCCTCCCCGGCCCGAACGGGCTGCCGCAGTACGTCCGCACCGACGGCACCCTGCTCGAGGGCGACCTCGCCAACCCGGTGCCGGTGCCCGCGAACGTGCGGCACTTCCACACGCCGTTCCTGACCGACATCGCGCACAACGCCGAGCCGCTGCCCGGCCTGGCCAAGGACGCGAACGACAGCCCCTCGGCGGACTTCGCGGCCCAGCCGGCCGGGACGTACGACGACGAGATGCTCGACGCGCACTTCTGCGCCGGTGACGGCCGGGTCAACGAGAACATCGCGCTGACCACGATCCACCAGGTCTTCCACTCCGAGCACGACCGACTGGTGGACGACATCCAGGGCACCCTGGACGCCAACCCCGACCTGCTCGCCGCCTACCGGGCCGTGGACCCGAACGCCGCCGACCCGGTCGACCGGACCTTCGGCTACGGGGACCGGCTCTTCCAGGCGGCCCGCTTCGTCACCGAGATGGAGTACCAGCACCTGGTGTTCGAGGAGTTCGGCCGCAAGGTGCAGCCGGCGATCCGGCCGTTCCACGTCTACTCCCCCGACATGAACCCGGCCATCCAGGCCGAGTTCGCGCACGCGGTCTACCGCTTCGGCCACTCGATGCTGGACGACGAGGTGGCCCGGACGGACCCCAACGGCGACGACAACTCGCTGCCGCTGCTGGACGCGTTCCTCAACCCGCCGATGTACTTCCACGCCAAGAACGGTGGTGCCCTGACCCCCGCTGAGGCGGCGGGCAGCGTCGTGATGGGCTCCTCGGACCAGACCGGCAACGAGCTCGACGAGTTCGTCACCAAGACGCTCCGGGACAACCTGCTGGGACTCCCGCTCGACCTGGCCACGCTCAACATGACCCGGGCCCGGGAGGCCGGGGTGCCCTCGCTGAACGGGGTGCGCCGCCAGCTCTTCGCGGAGACCAACGACGGGCAGCTCACGCCGTACACCAGCTGGTCGGACTTCGGGCAGCACCTGAAGCACCCCGAGTCGCTGGTCAACTTCGTGGCGGCCTACGGCACCCACCCCTCGATCGTCGGAGCCTCGACGATCAAGGGCAAGCGGGCCGCGTCCCGGGCGATCGTCGACCCGCAGCCGACCGACACCGCCCCGGCGGACGCCGCGGAGTTCATGTTCGGCACCGACGGCTGGGCCGACAACGCGAACGGCGTCACCACCACCGGCCTGGACCAGGTGGACCTGTGGGTCGGCGGTCTCGCGGAGGTCACCAACCTCTTCGGCGGCCTGCTCGGCTCCACGTTCAACTACGTGTTCCAGACCCAGATGGAGAGCCTGCAGGACGGTGACCGGCTCTACTACCTGAACCGGACGCCGGGCATGAACCTGCGGACCCAGCTCGAGGGCAACTCGTTCTCGGAGATGATCCAGCGCAACACCGACGGGACCAACACGCTGAAGGCCGACGTGTTCGCGACCGCCGACTGCAAGTTCCAGCTGGGCCGGATCACCTTCCCGTACGACGGGTCGACGACCAGCTCGATGCCGGGGCTCAACCCGATCGCCGGCGCGGGGTCGGTCAACGACGACCTGCTCACCCCGGACTGCGACGAGAACCAGCTGCTGCTCCGCAAGCCGGACGGCACCATCCAGTACCGCGCGATCAACAAGATCGACCCGTCCGGCATCAACGGGCAGTCGGTCTACAACGGGACCGGCGGGGTCGACCGGATCTTCGGCGGCAACGACAACGACACCTTCTGGGGTGGCGACGGCCGGGACGTCATCGAGGGCAACGGCGGCGACGACGTGGCTCTCGGCGGAAACGGTGACGACGTCGTCACCGACCTCTCGGGTGCCGACGTCCTCAAGGGCGGCCCGGGCCACGACGCGCTCGACGGAGGCATCGGCGACGACATCTTCATGGGTGGCGACGGCCAGGACTTCATCAACGGCGGCGCCAACGACAACGAGGCCTTCGCCGGACCCGGTGACGACTTCGTGATCGCCGGCCAGGGTGCCGACGCCGTCTTCGGGGACGGTGGCGACGACTGGATCCAGGGCGGCTCGGGCCAGGACCTGCTGATCGGCGACCACTCCGCGCCGTTCTTCGACGACCCGGCCGAGTCCCAGCCGGGCCACGACATCTTCGTCGGCCAGGTCGGTGAGAACGACTACGACGCCGAAGGTGGCGACGACATCATGTCGCAGAACGCGGCGGTCGACCGCAACGCCGGTGCCGGTGGCTTCGACTGGGCCATCCACCAGTACGACACGGTCGGCGCCGACGACGACATGGCGATCAACAACAACCTCGGCCCGCTGCCCATCCAGGTCGTGGTCAACCGCGACCGGTGGCAGGAGACCGAGGCCGACTCGGGGTCGCCGCTCGACGACGTCATCCGGGGCACGAACGACGCCCCGAGCGCGCTCGGCGGGGCCGGCTTCACCGGCTGCAACGTCCTCGACCAGGCCGGGGTCGCCCGGATCAGGGGGCTGGCGGCGATCCTGCCTCCGCTCACCGGGGCCCTCGCACCGGTGGTGGCCGCGTCCGCGGCCGGGTCGTGCCCGCTGAGCGGGCCGATCTGGGGCGACGGCAACATCCTGCTCGGCGGCGGTGGCAGCGACACCCTCGAGGGTCGTGGCACCGACGACATCATCGACGGCGACCGGGCGCTCTCGGTCCGGATCAGTGTCCGGACGAACGCCGCCGACCCGGCCACGGAGATCGGGAGCACCGACCTGATGGAGCACACCTACCAGGCCGGCAACCCGAAGACCCTGCAGCAGGCGGTGTTCGACGGGACCGTCTCCCCGGGACAGCTCGTCGCGGTGCGGGAGATCACCACCCCGCCGGCCTCCGACAGCGGCTCCGTGGACACCGCGGTCTTCAGCGGCCCCCGGGCCGGGTACACCGTGGTCGCGAACGGCGGAGTGCTGACCGTCACCCAGACCGGCGCGAACGTGGCCGGCCAGAAGGTCAGCGACGGGGTCGACACGGTGCGCAACGTCGAGCAGCTCCGGTTCTCCGACCAGACCATCACCGTGTCGGTGCCGAAGGCGCCGGTCATCGGGACGGCCACCGCCTCGAGGCTCGCCTCGACGACGGGGTCGGCGACGGTCACCTGGACCGCACCTGCCGGTGCGGCCACGGCCGGGATCACCAGCTACGAGATCGTGGTGAGCTCCGGCGGGTCGGTGGTCCGCACGGTCACCGGGATCCCGCGTACGGCGACCAGCCGGGTCGTCACCGCGCTGACCAACGGTCGGGCCTACACCTTCGCGGTGCGGGCGGTGAACGGGTTCGGCAACGGCCCGCTCTCGGCCGAGTCCAACGCGGTGGTGCCGGTCGGGCTGCCCGGTGCGATGGCGGCGCCGGTCGCCGACCGTGGCGACCGGAGCGTGCTCCTCGACTGGACGGCGCCGGCGTCCGACGGCGGCGCACCGGTGACGACGTACCGGATCACGGTGCGCACCGGAGCGACGGTCGTCCGCACGATCGACGTCGCGGCGCCCTCGACCAGCACGCTGGTCACCGGGCTTACCAACGGGACGGCGTACAACTTCCGGGTCGCGGCGGTCAACGCCCTCGGTGCGGGACCGCTCTCGGCGGCCTCGAACACCGTGACGCCCGCGACCGTCCCGGGCACCCCCGGGATCCTGGCACCCACCCAGGGTGCGGCGGGAGGCGCGCTCACCGCGTCGGCCAACTGGTCGGCACCGGCGAGCACCGGCGGCAGCAACATCACCAACTACCGGGTGACCGCGATGCGGATGGCGGCGGACGGCACCACCGTCGTCGGCACCCCGGTGGTGAACATCGTGGGAGCAGCAGCTCGCACGCGGTCCTTCACCCTGCCGGCCGGTCAGTACCGGTTCCAGGTGGTCGCGATCAACAGCGTCGGGGACGGTTCGCCCTCAGCCCGCTCCGCGCTGGTGGCCCCGAGGTGA
- a CDS encoding multicopper oxidase family protein, producing the protein MSRRDLLKLSVFAGAAVTLPLERSANALSASASRIAQSLLPAPFTTPFVRPPVLEPVRRSGTTDYYRISMQPARTEFIPGLQTEVWGYNGLVPGPTIKAVQGRDVVVRQINNLPLVHPTLRYTPWTSVHLHGSASLPEYDGYASDITNPGQYKDYRYPNWQNARTLWYHDHGVHHTAENVLMGLAGLYQLSDSLDASLPLPQGEFDVPLIVSDRMFNTDGSLLIDRNDEAGVYGDVIIVNGRPWPAMPVKRRKYRFRILNASVSRSYKWSLDTGGPMTVIATDAGLVPAPQKVTSFRHGVAERYEVVIDFAKYAVGQRVVLRNTSPKNNIDFVNVDKVMAFDVVGDAFPKTNNSVPAVLFPGHEAMVVQESEAVRTRRFDFVRAGGRWTINGKTWDDVVASDFTSVLATPTIGDVEIWELRNLSGGWHHPAHIHFVDFRVLTRNGKPALAHERGAKDVVFLGENESVRLLIKFDHGRGKYMMHCHNLVHEDHDMMGQFEILDPDVPADDPFDDRAVFLPEREL; encoded by the coding sequence ATGTCTCGTCGAGACCTGTTGAAGCTGTCCGTCTTCGCGGGGGCAGCCGTCACGCTGCCGCTGGAGCGCAGCGCCAACGCGCTGTCCGCATCCGCGTCCCGCATCGCGCAGAGCCTGCTGCCTGCGCCGTTCACGACCCCGTTCGTCCGGCCGCCGGTGCTGGAACCGGTGCGCCGGAGCGGGACCACCGACTACTACCGGATCTCGATGCAGCCGGCCCGCACGGAGTTCATCCCGGGCCTGCAGACCGAGGTGTGGGGCTACAACGGGCTGGTGCCGGGTCCGACGATCAAGGCGGTCCAGGGCCGCGACGTCGTGGTGCGGCAGATCAACAACCTGCCGCTGGTCCACCCGACCCTGAGGTACACGCCGTGGACGTCGGTGCACCTGCACGGCAGCGCGTCCCTGCCGGAGTACGACGGCTACGCCAGCGACATCACCAACCCCGGGCAATACAAGGACTACCGCTACCCGAACTGGCAGAACGCGCGGACGCTCTGGTACCACGACCACGGCGTGCACCACACGGCCGAGAACGTGCTCATGGGGCTGGCCGGGCTCTACCAGCTCTCCGACTCCCTCGACGCCTCGCTGCCCCTGCCGCAGGGCGAGTTCGACGTGCCGCTGATCGTGTCGGACCGGATGTTCAACACCGACGGCTCGCTGCTCATCGACCGCAACGACGAGGCCGGCGTCTACGGCGACGTGATCATCGTGAACGGCCGACCCTGGCCCGCGATGCCGGTCAAGCGCCGCAAGTACCGCTTCCGCATCCTGAACGCGTCGGTGTCGCGCTCCTACAAGTGGTCGCTGGACACCGGCGGCCCGATGACGGTGATCGCCACCGACGCCGGACTGGTGCCCGCCCCGCAGAAGGTCACGTCGTTCCGGCACGGCGTCGCCGAGAGGTACGAGGTGGTCATCGACTTCGCGAAGTACGCCGTCGGGCAGCGCGTGGTGCTGCGCAACACCAGCCCGAAGAACAACATCGACTTCGTCAACGTGGACAAGGTGATGGCCTTCGACGTGGTGGGCGACGCGTTCCCCAAGACCAACAACTCGGTGCCCGCGGTGCTGTTCCCCGGCCACGAGGCGATGGTCGTGCAGGAGAGCGAGGCGGTCCGCACCCGGCGCTTCGACTTCGTGCGCGCAGGAGGGAGGTGGACGATCAACGGCAAGACCTGGGACGACGTGGTGGCCAGCGACTTCACGTCCGTGCTCGCCACGCCGACGATCGGCGACGTCGAGATCTGGGAGCTGCGCAACCTCTCGGGCGGGTGGCACCACCCGGCGCACATCCACTTCGTCGACTTCCGGGTCCTCACCCGCAACGGGAAGCCGGCACTGGCCCACGAGCGGGGCGCCAAGGACGTGGTGTTCCTCGGCGAGAACGAGTCCGTGCGGCTGCTGATCAAGTTCGACCACGGCCGGGGGAAGTACATGATGCACTGCCACAACCTCGTCCACGAGGACCACGACATGATGGGCCAGTTCGAGATCCTCGACCCGGACGTCCCCGCCGACGACCCCTTCGACGACCGGGCGGTATTCCTGCCCGAGCGCGAGCTGTAG
- the lepB gene encoding signal peptidase I, with amino-acid sequence MRPLLVALPVVLLLLTGRFVAEPFEVASSSMTPTLRDGDEVLGEKLWPHLRGLRRDDLVVFHPPGTDALMVKRVVGLAGDTVALADGRLVVDGRPVPEAYVDLPSVDGVYYGPVTVPAGSVFVLGDDRASSVDSRSFGPVPRDRVVGRVLTRLW; translated from the coding sequence GTGCGGCCGCTGCTGGTCGCGCTGCCCGTGGTCCTGCTGCTGCTGACCGGCAGGTTCGTGGCCGAGCCGTTCGAGGTCGCCTCCTCGAGCATGACGCCGACGCTGCGGGACGGGGACGAGGTCCTCGGCGAGAAGCTCTGGCCGCACCTGCGCGGTCTCCGGCGCGACGACCTCGTGGTGTTCCACCCTCCTGGCACCGACGCCCTGATGGTCAAGCGCGTCGTGGGCCTGGCGGGGGACACCGTGGCGCTCGCCGACGGCCGGCTGGTCGTCGACGGCCGCCCGGTCCCGGAGGCCTACGTCGACCTGCCCAGCGTCGACGGCGTCTACTACGGCCCGGTGACCGTGCCGGCCGGCTCCGTCTTCGTGCTCGGCGACGACCGCGCGAGCTCGGTGGACTCCCGGTCGTTCGGGCCGGTGCCCCGCGACCGGGTGGTCGGACGGGTCCTGACCAGGCTGTGGTGA